The Bdellovibrio bacteriovorus W nucleotide sequence TGAATGTGACGCCGTCGTGGGCCCAAGAACCTACGGCAAAAATCCATGGCATGCTCATCAATGCAGACTCTAGTTTTCATGATAGCGAAAAAGATACGGCAGAGCTCGAGGGCAATATTCAAATCGTCTTTCAAGGGCAGCATTTAAAAGCCGACAAAGCTCGTGTTTATCGCCGGTCTCGCCAAGTGGAACTTTACGGCAACGTTGAAATCATGGATGCAAAAAACACCATCGTCGGAGAACGCGTTTTTCTAGATTATGAAAACAACACCGGCATGATCTACAATGGATACGTTCAATCGGGTTCCGTTTTATTTGCCGGCACCACTTTGCAAAAAGTGGGAGAATCTGAATACATCGTGAGTGACGCTGAGTATTCCGCCTGTGGCAACTGCCCAGCCTCTTGGAGTTTTTCAGGATCATCTGTCCGCGCAGAACTCGGTGGTTATGCTTATATTAAAAATGCGGTTCTACGCTTTGGCCACCTTCCCGTTTTCTGGCTCCCCTATCTTATCGTCCCTTTAAAAAGTGATCGCCAGTCGGGTCTTCTAAATCCCAACTTCGAGGTTTCTGAAACTGGGGGTATCGCCGTATCACAGCCATACTTTTGGGCGATCTCTCAAAACACAGATGCAACAATTGAAATCAAAGACTACTCTAAGAGGGGTCTCAAAGGTCTCTTAGAATATCGCTATGTTCTGAATGAGAATTCTGAAGGAACACTGAACACGGCTTCGATCGTGGATCGTGCCTTTGGCGAAGACAGTCGCCTTAATACGTTCCGCCCTTCGAGCCAAAGAGGTGATCCACTTGATCGCTGGTTTATGCGCTATAGTCACTACATCGAACTTCCTGATGGCGGAGTTCATCGCGCACAAGTCAATCTCGCTAGCGACTTGCAATATCCAAAGGACTTCCCGGAAGAGACCATGAATCACGGGGACTCGGCCATGGAGAACCGCGTTTCCTACACAAAAAACACTGAAGACCAACACTTCAGCGTGGATAGTTCTTACTACATCAATCTTCTGCACGCAGATCCTCTTTCAAACAATGAAGATGCTGTCCATCGCCTGCCGGAGCTGCGCTATGCACACACTCAGAAAAACTTAGGCGAAACCAACTTCGTTTACTCTTGGGATTTTAAATTTACCAACTTTGCTCGAACTGGAAACGCCTACGATGACATGACCGAAACTACGGTGGATGGAAATCGCATTCGCTTCCCAACAAACTCGTGCAATAAACCCAATTGGGAAAACGACCCTAACTGTCGCCGCCAATACGATGGAGTCTTCAACCCAGGTATTGACCAGATTCGCGCCGGGCAACGCATCGACTTCAATCCTTCGATCTTCTACCCAGTGAAACTAGGAGAAGGCTTTGATATCGTTCCGAAACTCAGTTACCGCGAAACTCATTATCATTTTAATATTGAAGAAGACCCCTTTTTAGCTCGTAGATACCTAAGAACAGAGATCTCATCGCGCATGAACTTAAGCCGCATCTACGGCGACACGGTCAACCCGAAAGCCAAGCGCTATAAGCACGAGATTGTTCCAGAGATCACCTACACGCGCCTACCTTGGACCTCCCAAGACAATCACCCGTTCTTTGGCAAGGCCTCTGGACAAGACTCCCCGTTCTCTACTCGTGACAGCATCACTGATCTTGATATTGCCAGCGATTTCGGCCTGCAGTTCGACTATGAAGATCGCATCTACGATCGTGATCTAGTGACTTTATCATTGCTAAACAAAGTCACAGAGAAACGCTGGATTGGGGATCGCCCTGAATACCGCCAGATCGGTTATCTAAAACTTGCGCAGTCCTATGACGCCTCTCAAAACTCACGCTCCAATGAGCCGTGGTCCGACGTGACAGCAACTTTAGATATGCGTCTTGATCGCTTTCAGACCTACTCTATTTTCAACTACTTCCCTTATCAGAACGTTACCAACGCATCTTCACGTGTGCGCCTCTTGAATGATAAGGGGCAGTTTTTTCAAGTCGGGATGACTCGTCAGTATAAGATCATTCCAGGCCAAGAAGTTGATACCTCGGCACGCCAAGAAGACTACACGTTCTCTGCAGGGTTTACTTCGACCTTCGTCAACCTTATGGGTAAATTCGTGTACGATGCTAACTGGGCAGAGTCACAAACCGGTGAGCAAATTAAATCATGGGCCTATATCGCACAATTTAAACCACCTGGCGATTGTATGATCATCTCTTTTGTTCACGAACAAATTACAGGTGGGGATACGAAGCTAAGATTTAATTTTGAATTCACATTCGATGGAAATCCAAAAGCTCCACTCCCGCCTGAAGCACTCGATGCTTACGGCTTCTACTAAATGATTTTTATCTGAATGGTAAAATAAAAAAAAGATCTCACTTTTGAGATCTTTTTTTCGTTTTATACAAATTAAAATGGAAGCAAGACTGATCTATCTGACTCTTGTAAGCTCTAAAACCTTTTCCTACAGCTGATTCTCGCGAAGTACCTGCTAGTTACTTCTTCCATCTTACTTTTTAAAAACTAAATACAGTTCCAGAAAGCTGCACCCCATCGACTTTGCCTTCAGCAAAAGTAGGAACCAAAACGTATCCTGAGTCATACTGCGGAGCCGGTTGATAATTATGCATATAAACTCCGTAGGCGATTCCCGCATAAAGCCCAAGAGAGGCTCCTCTAGCAACATTATTCCAAGACTCTCCTGGCTTATCTGAAGCCACAAGCGTTACAAAGCCAACTCCGGCACCAATCGCTGTCCCCCAAAGGCTGCGATTTAAAAACTGCCCCATTGTCTGAGCATGAGTTGTTGATGAGAAGACTTGCATAAGCACAGCGAGAATTAAAAATTTTAGATTTTTAAAGTTCATACACTTATTGTCGCTGTCTCAAACTGAGGGTCAACCAGATAAATCATCAAGGACCAGAACCTCACCATCTAAAGACACAAACGCCAAATGAAGCTCTAGTGATTCTCCCCAGAGATCAGAGAGGTAAAGCTGCGCCCTCTGTAGGCGTTGTTTTTGTTTAAAGCCTAATCGATGCTCTAAGAAATCAAAAGAGCCCACTGTCTTTACTTCGACGAGAACTGAATCCTTATGAGGATGACGGAAAATAATATCAATCTCTGCATAAGGAGTGCGAAATCGCTCCTTATAAACAGAGTAACCAAGCTTTGAGTAATAGGTTTGAATGATCTTTTCTGACTCTAAACCCCGCTGCCAGGAAGAGTACTTTGATTTAGGACTCGACTTCGACGAGGTATTCTTTAACTCCAGAAAAGGTCTTGCGGTGGACTTCGCAAGGGCCTTGCTCTTGGATACTAGTTTTATGTAGGACTGTTGAGTAGCCTTTGTGCGCTTCGAATCCATAGCCAGGGTATTGCTCCGCTAGTTCTTTCATCAGGCGATCACGCGTGACCTTTGCTACAATAGAGGCGGCTGAAATCGCAGGAACTCTTAAGTCCCCTTTGACAACTGTCGTCTGAACAAACCCATCAAGATTAGGAATTTTTTTATTCCCATCAATCAAGACGTGTCCTGTCTTTTCTCCAAGTTGCAAAACAGCTCTCTTCATTGCAAGAAGCGACGCCTGAAGAATATTGAGTTCATCAATCTCCTCAACCGTTGCATACCCAATTCCTACATGATGCTCTTTGAGAATTAATTCTGCCAACTCTTCACGGCGCTCTTCGGACAAGAGTTTAGAGTCAGTGACTTGGTCATTTAAAAAAGTAGATTTAAAAATAACGGCTGCGGCATAGACAGGGCCCGCAAGACATCCTCTTCCCACTTCATCCACTCCGATAATTGGAGCCGGCTGAAATTCACGCCATGCAATCTCTGGAAGATCTAACTTCTCACTTGCTGACGCTTTTTTCTTTGAAGATGTAGATTTACGAACAGATACTTTTTTTGCCATAGCGATAGCCTATAATAAAAAAAGACCTAGCTTTAAACTAGGTCTTTTTTAAATCTTACGATTTTAAATCTGAATTAAGCTTTAGCAGTTACTAGCTCAGACTCAATTTTCGCAGCTTTACCAGCAAGCTTACGTAGGAAGTAAAGTTTCGCACGACGAACTTTACCGATATTTACGCGCTCAACTTTATCAACGATTGGGCTAGAGAACGGGAAAGTTCTTTCAACACCAACACCTGCAGACATTTTACGAACTGTGAAAGTTCTAGCAGCACCAGCGCCTTGAATTTTGATTACGATACCTTTGTAAAGCTGGATACGCTCTTTTTCACCCTCTTTTACTTTAACGTATACGTTAACAGTATCACCTGCACCAAATTCTTGGATGTTAGAGTTAGCGGGTTTTACGCTTACACGACGAACGAGATTTGTTTCTTTAGTAGCCATTGCTTAATCCTTGTAGCAGTCAATTTCTCAATATATCAAAAAGTAAAGTAAGGGTTTACCATGGACCCATCACTCGGTCAAGACAGATACTTACTGCCGACCTCACTGAAAGATGTCGATAGTCGTTAGGGGGAGCGCCTCGAATACTCTCTAGCACACCAGAGCAAGACCCTATTAATTCCTCTGTCATCCCGAAACCAGTACCAAATAACATGAAGACGGGCTTTTTTTCCACATGCATTTGATGACGCAAGCCGGAAAACGTGAACTTTTCTTTCGCCCACTCCACTCGAGCCGAAGTCGCAATTGTCAGACAATCCGGAACATTCCAGTCAGCCAAGGCCTTTTCAACGCTTTCGGCGGTGGCTACAGGCCCTAGAGCGGTTTTGCGCATGGGATTGAACTTTGCCCCCTGCCCCGTTCTCCAATGATCCAGGACCCGCTCAACAAACATTCTCTGCTCCTGCATCGGGTGGATGATGTAATATTTTTCCACCCCATAAACCTGAGCCGCCCTAGCGATGTCATGGATATCGAAATTAGTGATGTTCGTGGCCACCGTCTTTTGGAGGCGATCACGAACTGGGTAATGAACTAAACCAATGGCCAAACGAGGCACATAGGGATGAGTGGCTTCACTCATGGATATCTTCCTCTCTTAAAGAGCTTAACCCCAGAGTCTTTTTATCATTTTCACTCAGAGAGCGAAAAA carries:
- the rplS gene encoding 50S ribosomal protein L19 (COG0335 Ribosomal protein L19), with the protein product MATKETNLVRRVSVKPANSNIQEFGAGDTVNVYVKVKEGEKERIQLYKGIVIKIQGAGAARTFTVRKMSAGVGVERTFPFSSPIVDKVERVNIGKVRRAKLYFLRKLAGKAAKIESELVTAKA
- a CDS encoding ribonuclease HII (RNase HII) (COG0164 Ribonuclease HII), whose product is MAKKVSVRKSTSSKKKASASEKLDLPEIAWREFQPAPIIGVDEVGRGCLAGPVYAAAVIFKSTFLNDQVTDSKLLSEERREELAELILKEHHVGIGYATVEEIDELNILQASLLAMKRAVLQLGEKTGHVLIDGNKKIPNLDGFVQTTVVKGDLRVPAISAASIVAKVTRDRLMKELAEQYPGYGFEAHKGYSTVLHKTSIQEQGPCEVHRKTFSGVKEYLVEVES
- a CDS encoding organic solvent tolerance protein (COG1452 Organic solvent tolerance protein OstA); amino-acid sequence: MLINADSSFHDSEKDTAELEGNIQIVFQGQHLKADKARVYRRSRQVELYGNVEIMDAKNTIVGERVFLDYENNTGMIYNGYVQSGSVLFAGTTLQKVGESEYIVSDAEYSACGNCPASWSFSGSSVRAELGGYAYIKNAVLRFGHLPVFWLPYLIVPLKSDRQSGLLNPNFEVSETGGIAVSQPYFWAISQNTDATIEIKDYSKRGLKGLLEYRYVLNENSEGTLNTASIVDRAFGEDSRLNTFRPSSQRGDPLDRWFMRYSHYIELPDGGVHRAQVNLASDLQYPKDFPEETMNHGDSAMENRVSYTKNTEDQHFSVDSSYYINLLHADPLSNNEDAVHRLPELRYAHTQKNLGETNFVYSWDFKFTNFARTGNAYDDMTETTVDGNRIRFPTNSCNKPNWENDPNCRRQYDGVFNPGIDQIRAGQRIDFNPSIFYPVKLGEGFDIVPKLSYRETHYHFNIEEDPFLARRYLRTEISSRMNLSRIYGDTVNPKAKRYKHEIVPEITYTRLPWTSQDNHPFFGKASGQDSPFSTRDSITDLDIASDFGLQFDYEDRIYDRDLVTLSLLNKVTEKRWIGDRPEYRQIGYLKLAQSYDASQNSRSNEPWSDVTATLDMRLDRFQTYSIFNYFPYQNVTNASSRVRLLNDKGQFFQVGMTRQYKIIPGQEVDTSARQEDYTFSAGFTSTFVNLMGKFVYDANWAESQTGEQIKSWAYIAQFKPPGDCMIISFVHEQITGGDTKLRFNFEFTFDGNPKAPLPPEALDAYGFY
- a CDS encoding hypothetical protein (COG4752 Uncharacterized protein conserved in bacteria) codes for the protein MSEATHPYVPRLAIGLVHYPVRDRLQKTVATNITNFDIHDIARAAQVYGVEKYYIIHPMQEQRMFVERVLDHWRTGQGAKFNPMRKTALGPVATAESVEKALADWNVPDCLTIATSARVEWAKEKFTFSGLRHQMHVEKKPVFMLFGTGFGMTEELIGSCSGVLESIRGAPPNDYRHLSVRSAVSICLDRVMGPW